The nucleotide sequence GGCCCTAGTTGCAATAGCAATATGATATCACTGCATGAGCTGACTGGTCCAGAATAGAACATCATCAtcataaattatgttttaaaattaaatttttagtcTAGAGGAACTTCTTAACAATTGTAGCAAGTGTTtatagatttcaaaaaaaaaaaaaaaaaaacctttaacaTTGAGAATTGGGTAAAAGTTCCAATaactttccaatttaaaaaaatcacaagatgATTACTATTGTCCCTTCCCTTTGTTAAAAACCCAATGTGGATATACCCTAGCAAACTGTCTTCCCACaacttctttcaaaaatgttcaaacactttttaaaaaagcaatttgtTTCCCACTTAAAGTTTAAAAGGAACGGCCAACCTCCAGTCCTATACAGGCCTGCGGGAGTTCGCAGCAGGATTCTCATCCTGTGCAATCTGATAGTAACAGATCCCCCATTCTTGTTTAAGAACTCTCCCAAGAAGTTAAGGTTCACAACACAAACATACTCAGAGAAAGGCATTGTAAACAGAAACGCAATTGCAAATATGGTGCAGAATTAAACAAATTCGTTTATGGTCCTATGAATGTAAAACAGCAAGTCAGATGGTTATCTCAGATGTCATCCAACATTCTGGACTGCAGCAACATTCTGGCTatgatattaaaatagaaaaaccttTGCAGAGCGTTAACCTATCATTACACGGAGTAAATGGCATGGCACTGCCACCTAATTAGCAGTGTGGCttgcatctataaaatagaattagCACGACTGctccttttttattattagtttgtGTTTCCAGAAAGGTGTGACCTTATCTGTATGGTTCTGTTCATTTACGCCCATCTACAAAGGatttaattatattcttttaggtCTCGTACACTAAGGAAATTGAAAACTGCCActgcaaaattaaaaatgcaaaagaaattagTGAGCAGATTATTTACGCCATCACCCTCCTCCTTTTGGAGACAAAGACTGGAAAcctgtctaaataaataagacataaaattttcagaaaagaaaactccagacaAGAAAATTATtaccattcttcttttcttctttcccacaTATATTCTGCAAGTTTCTCTAGTTGTCAAAAGGGAGATCTATAAATACTATAAAATTCCTGAAAGTTACATAGCATTAGAGTCAGCAGCCAGAAAATAGCAACTTACATCTGAGGAAGGTGATTCCAGAACAATGCCGAATCCTAGAACGCGGCTCTCCTCCGGGGAGGTGTGCTCGGCTGCCTGGAGAGCAGATACCTCAGAGGCCACCGCTGCCTTCTTCTCCATCTCTGACCCACTGGGCTTCTGTTTCACAGTAAGAGGTTCCACAGTCTTTGGgggcacttttttctttttatttctctttcgtGAGACAGCAGTTCGCTGGGAGCATATAAGGGAAATTGGGGGTTGTTGTCTGTTTTGAGTTCCAACTGcgaataataaacaaaaatatggtACAGGCACGTGTGTCTGACTGAGGAAAACTTATTTCCGGTCTATCCATGTGATCTACAACTGAAACCGAAACGAGGAAAACTCCAGGATGAAGCACACTAAATAAATCTCCCACTGGACCTAATGGTTACCAAACACAGGCTCTGAAGCACTTTCAGGTCCTAAAGGCAGAACAATACTCAGGAGAAAGCGTTACTGCAGGTGAATCGTGATTAGCATACTGCTGTTGGGTTCGATGCTGGGAAAGCATCGTGAGCTGTGAGAAAACAGAGAGCATGGCTTTATAAATCATAGGACGGTTTTAAACAAATGAGAACTTCGGAACTTGAATTTAGGTGGCGATGGCTGTGCTTCCTGGTCAGCCTGTTTCAGGACTATTCCAACTGTCGTTTGGGGTTAGACTGATCAATTTCTAATAATCTACAGGTGCCAGAACTGACAAAGATGAGACAGCGATGATCATTTGGGAGAGACTGATCAAAAGTGGCAGTCTGGGATGATTCTACAATAGGGACCAGTAAACATGTGGGAAAAGCCTGTTAGTTACTTAATTAGGACCAGTGAATCCTTCCTCACCAAACAAATATTCTCCACACATCAGCCACCTCCAGAGCACCCTGCTACATGGCCTCAGACCAGGCCACTTCTTTAGACCTCGGTTTCACATAATTGAAGGAGTGATAATATCATTCTGTACAAGTCAAGCAAGTCAGTGAAATCCAGACACAGTTCCAAAGATGAAAAGCACAGTGCAGGAACCAAGTATCCAACCTGATTCTATACTTAAAGAAATCCAGGATGGTAAATTATAGTTCTCACAGGTGCACTCTGAGAAGTAATGTCTGCTAGCCATTTAAACATACTCTCTTGGAAAGTGTCATTGGAAAATATGGAATCATTGTTTAAATCCTCAAGTATTAATATAGCTTCCTAAATATGACCATAGGATGTCTCTGCTTTTCAACAGGAATGAACCTATAAGACAAGTGTAAACTAAAGGTCTTTAAAGGCACATAAACATGGATCACCTCCTCTTATCTCTTATCAGTCCGAAAATGAAGAATATTTACACTTTGATCCTGATATTTTTGTCTCCAAACTCAAAAGCAATTCATAAATATTAGAAGCAAACTAATTGCACTACATAAGAGCACAGAAGCTTTTAAACCGGTAATTAGTCTAGCTCACTGGCCTCTCGACCTTGGCTGTACATTAGAATCACTCGAGTTTAAAAAAACTGAGatgctgggccaggcatggtggcttactcctgtaatcccagcactttgggaggccaaggcgggcggatcacgaggtcgagagatcgacaccatcctggccaacatggtgaaaccccgtctctactaaaacacaaaaattagctgggcgtggtggtgggtacctgtagcctcagctactcgagaggctgaggcaggagaatcacttgaacctgggaggtggaggttgcagtgagccgagatcgcgccactgcactccagcctggtgacagagcgagactccgtcttaaaacaaaaacaaaaataaacaaaaaaactgaaatgcctcagccccaccccaaACTAAATGAACTGACACTTCCAGACATGCCGCCTGGGAACCAGCATTGTCTGAAAGGTCTTCCAGTGATTCTGCTGTGCAGCCAGAGTTGGCAACTTCTCTTTGCTCTATTTGCATTCCCCCTCAAGGGTGGGTCTGTACCCTCAGAATAAAAGGGACCCCGAAGAATGATCACGATGGCCTAGGCCCCAGGCCTCGCTGAGCCTCATGattctaaattaaaaatgaaaatgttttggtttAAGGAACATGGGGACTAtctgagtttttcttctttggcaAATCTAGACACAGCCCGAGTCTCTGGCATACAGATCTTACCTCTAGGTCTTATTCCTTGTCTTCTTAAAAGAAAGGTGAAACTttctaaatgtaatttaaatcTAAGTCTTCAGGCATTAAACCTTAAGTAAATCTACCCACGACACAGATTTTtaagtttaagaaaattaaaggagAGTAATTTATTCAGTTTATCCTTTGTGCCATCCTACAGCTTTGGAATCGTTTACCTCCCTAATCTGCAAAGGTTCAGGAAAGAAAACACAGCGACAAAGTGGCATTTACTTAATAGATTCTAAAAAGGCTTCCATCAAGGATTTAAATGGTTGCAATTTGTAGTTTGCCATTTCAGTAGTAAGGAGCTTAAGTGACAAAACAAATCATTACAATTTCATATGCATATTTTCTTAAGTGCGAACAAATTCCTCCTTGGAGAAAAGAAACCGAACATCATGAAGTAACCTTTCTTTCTGAGCTCCTTATTTAGGAGATGTTAACCTCTGCCAGGTTAATAAGAACACAGATTATCGTAGTGGAACAAGGTGAGTCCAACGCTTACTGACCTGAGCAAAATGCTTCCTTAGGGTAAAACCAAATTCAGTGCTTAAAAAGATGCTGTTTTTCAGAAAGTAGCTCACATTACTTCAATGTGATCTTGGGTGACTGATAAATCTAAGTATTAAGCTTTTTATATCAAAACCACATCActgaatattaaaattatgttagAATTCACTAAATGGCATCCTGAACAGCCTCTGAGTGACGACCTTCCGGACTACCATTCTGAGGAAAGGGCAGGAAAGCTAGTCACGACATGGCTAAGAGCAAGTGGTGATGTCCCTTGACAAGAGGGAAAACTTAATACAATGATTTATTTCTTGTACCTGTGACAAAAACAATTCTGTTTTCCTTCAGTTGTGAAGATCAGAAAATACAGCTGCTATAATGAAGACCTAGACTTCCAGACTTCCATAGAACGCTCCATGGACTTAAAGGCCACGCTAATGAAACAGCTTAGGCTTGTACCATGCCTTATTAAGTTCATTTACAACCACTACATCATTCTATTTTGACAACAGCCCTGTGAGTTCGACATGAATTCTCCATTTACAGACAAGAAACAGGAAGCTCAGACACGCCACACAGCATCAAGAGCAGAAATTGGCGTCCAATCCCAAATTATAAATCCACCGCTCTTCCATCCCTCAACTTGCCTGACGGCAGTGAAAACAAAAAGGAGTAACATAAACAAAGACGACAGAACAGGAGGATCTCTGAGCTTCCACATCCTGAACAGGAGAGAAAAGCCACAAAGCACAGCCTGGGGCTCCACATTTCTTATCTGCTTAGTCCTTGAACACTGAAGCCCATGCTTCCTCCAGGGCTCCTCCATACACAATTGTTCCCAAATTTAATTAACTGACATTTGTGAAATACTAGGAGATCATGGAATGAAGTCTATTGAGTACATACACATAATTATATGAGCTGTATCAGTTGCAAGACAAAATATGTTTGATTTGCTAAAGGAAAAACGGATTGTAGAGAAAGCTGAAAAAACAGATACTTGAAAAGGCACAGCAAGACAGCAAGGTGAGAAGAAGGCTTTAATAAAAGCACAATGAACATTCCAATGGAAGATGTCAGATATGCATTAAAAATCAAAGGACTCATTCCGAGGCCTGATCCTTGTACCTGCTTGAATTTGCATTAATTTCCTCATGGTCTTGAGTTCTTGCAGAATGGCCTGCAACGTTGACTGGCAGTTACAAGTACAGCAGTTTGATCCAGCTGATGAATTCACCACTGGAAGTTCTCCTGagcatgaaagaaaagaatgactactccaaacaaaccaaaaaaaaaaaaaaaaaaaaaaaaaaaaaaaaaaaaaaaaatcataaaggggtggggagaaaaaagaaagtctctTGGCAGGATTTTGAAGCATGTGCAATTATGATGAAGCTGTGCCTAAGGAAAACGTACCCACTAATTATCACAAGCTAAATCTGGGGGTCTGACTTTATCTAATTATCCAGGCTCCCATACTGTAAGGTGCGTGCTGTGGCGCGGTGTGGGAGcctgcatgcacacacgcacacaatgAGTGGGCACAGCAGGCCTCCCTGTTGTCAGAGCCGTTCATCTCAAATAACAATACCTCAAAAACTCACTCGAAACACACTCACGCTAGTTCACACAAAAAGCAAGCCCCGAGAACAGCCTTGCAAAAAAAATTTGGTAGCTGTGTTTAAGAgttcatattaaaaattaaaggagttctattgaaaatagttttgataTTAAGCacattatttcaaaaacaaagaactgTGCACCCATGAAAAGTTTTAGAATACTCTCTGGGTGTGGCGTTTGGGGTGGGGAAGCACAGAGGAGCAGGGATGGGAGGATATATTCGAACTGGATGGGTTTGAGGGTACTGGTGGGCTGGCTGGTTTTTCTTCAACTTAATCAAGAAAATCTTTCTACCTCTTTTCTCCATTCCCATGTCTTATCTTTCCCTTGCCATAGCCTCTTTCGCACTGTTTACATTTAATGCCTTTTCCTTAGTAAACCTATCTTATTCTGTTTCTCTCATAGGTAAGCAAGTATCTTCCATTGTCCTTAGAATAAAATGGGACATTTGGACACTGCTCTTACAGTGGGTTCCCTCCAGCACCTGTTCACCTGACCACCATAAAATGGAGCAGTTTAGAGACTTCCAGCGCTTACATTTTCTCACAGGCCAGCAAGGTAAGTTCCATGGTTTTGTTCcaattatatgttttattatactttatatacCTTAAATCCTGTAATAGGCATTATTTGGGAATACTATAGAAAAATTCGCCAGAGCAAAACCATGAAATACTTCAAGATAACTTAGTGACTGTAGTGGTACAATTATTTACATTCAAAATTGTAGCAAGATTGTAATGTTACaactttaaaattgtaaataatcCCAATTAAATACCAAAGTAGTCACAGTTATAtgtaatgtatttctttctttttttttttttgagacagggtctcagtctgttgcacaggctggagtgcagtggcatgatcctggctcactgcaacctccccctcccaggctcaagcgattctcacgcctcagcctcccaagtagctgggactacaggcatgcgctgccacgcccggctttgtattttttagtagtgatagggtttcgccacgttggccaggctggtcttgaactcctggcctcaagcaatccactcatctcagcctcccaaaatgttaggactataggcgtaagccaccacgcctagccatatttctacagaaaacataaaatcagTATCTATTTTCAAACTGATATGGGGGAATTTATGTTTGCAACTTTTACTAACTTGATACTTTTCAAGGTAAATCCACTGTTGCTGCTGTATACTGGGAAACTGAACACTGTTTACCCAAAACTTACTGATGTGGGGTTTATTAACTTCACACATACCTAAgggtattttatttctcttattgtcTCTTCCATGGTAGTAGAGTTAGGAAGGTCTTAAAGAATATTTCTAGTCACTATTCTAAGTACCATCTTCATCATTTTTAGAGGACAAAACCAACCCTTTTCAGCTGGTTAtaaatcattttctaattttaaagagaactgactttttatttttatggaggaGACTTTAAAGAGCTGTGTCCCTCTAACCTGGATGCATGCCAGCGTGGGAACTTTGATACTGGCTTATGTAAtattgagagaaagagaagacaccCATACATCTCTGGGGTCCTTCGCTGTCTCATCAATGTCTCAGGATGGCTTTTCACGCCTCTGAACCGCAAATTGCggttttaaaaaaagtcaaaacagtTCTCTTTTTCTTGAACGATATTGTGAAATGAAAACGAATGGAAAAAAATCCTTAACTTCTTTAGGAAACTGAAAATGCTTTCTTAcctttttcttgttctctttgtGAAAACAGAGATCTGCACATCTCTACATAGTTTTAGAACAAATATTATAGCATCCAATGTGGCTGGATAGAAAACTAATATGACCACAAAAAGCATCAGGTTTTTTTCTtaagctttgaaaaaaaaaattgtcatttgattcttttcttaaCAATTAGGAAACTTAAATtgagaaaattttactttaaaggaATACTTTCCATTGCTAATGAAGCACGTTATAAAATATGGATCACGGGGTTCAGTACTGGTGTGGGATGCTGGATTATCACTGACCCTCCCCCGCCCTTGCCTTTATCTGGGACTCTTCTGATAATGAGAAAGGTGAAGGAGTAACCAAGAGGATATGTTAGTAACACACCATAGGACCAGGAAGCTTCTTTTAAAGACAATGGGGAGCTCTTTCTGCcctaatgtttgttttttttgtgacAGTAATATCTGTATATGGGCACAAAATGATCGCTTTTACTTCTTAAAGGGCTAAAATCTCTACCAGGAAATCTTCACTTATAATATAGAACCCCCTGTCTTTCCTAATTCtcaattctgttttttaatagtCTTCAACTCTTTCCTTTGTGTCTCCCTGTCTTTTAAAGTAACTCAGCAAAGGCAGGTAATTATGGGAGGGTTTAATAAATTGAACTCAACACActgaatatttagaaataaaacacaatggTACAAACCCCCATGAGAGCCTTCTGAATGTTTGTTGACAACCATACCATTGGAGCTTGCAGCAGGGTGGGGCTGGCTTTGGAAGGTTCTAGAACGGGTGCCATACTGCCCTGAGAACTGTCCACTCTGGGGCGGTAGCTCATTCCACACACCACGTGAAGACAGGTGGAGGCTCTGTGGGGCCTCAGCAGAGGAGTTCAAACGCGGAGGCCAGACTAAATCCAGGTCCTGGGGCTCTTCTTTTAGTTTCTCTCCTTCTTTGCCAACTCGCTGATAGATCCGCCCAGTGCTGTCGTTCAGCAATCTTCTCATCCCtgtaatttgcttttttatttccatgcttTCATCTCCTAATGGAAACAGGGCCAAAGTTAGCACTCTAaattagtgaaaaagaaaaacagttcactaaccaaaaacaagagaaagaaaaaacaacccttcTTTGGAAATAAGATGACTGATTCGATACActtaatctg is from Macaca fascicularis isolate 582-1 chromosome 9, T2T-MFA8v1.1 and encodes:
- the BEND7 gene encoding BEN domain-containing protein 7 isoform X29, whose amino-acid sequence is MEFSERKRSRKSQSFKLVSRGDESMEIKKQITGMRRLLNDSTGRIYQRVGKEGEKLKEEPQDLDLVWPPRLNSSAEAPQSLHLSSRGVWNELPPQSGQFSGQYGTRSRTFQSQPHPAASSNGELPVVNSSAGSNCCTCNCQSTLQAILQELKTMRKLMQIQAVGTQNRQQPPISLICSQRTAVSRKRNKKKKVPPKTVEPLTVKQKPSGSEMEKKAAVASEVSALQAAEHTSPEESRVLGFGIVLESPSSDPEVQLAEGFDVFMPKSQLDSILSNYTRSGSLLFRKLVCAFFDDKTLANSLPNGKRKRGLNDNRKGLDQNIVGAIKVFTEKYCTAHHVDKLPGPRDWVQILQDQIKLARRRLKRGSAEITDSDERLDGISLPPTGKKA
- the BEND7 gene encoding BEN domain-containing protein 7 isoform X25 → MEFSERKRSRKSQSFKLVSRGDESMEIKKQITGMRRLLNDSTGRIYQRVGKEGEKLKEEPQDLDLVWPPRLNSSAEAPQSLHLSSRGVWNELPPQSGQFSGQYGTRSRTFQSQPHPAASSNGELPVVNSSAGSNCCTCNCQSTLQAILQELKTMRKLMQIQAVGTQNRQQPPISLICSQRTAVSRKRNKKKKVPPKTVEPLTVKQKPSGSEMEKKAAVASEVSALQAAEHTSPEESRVLGFGIVLESPSSDPEVQLAEGFDVFMPKSQLDSILSNYTRSGSLLFRKLVCAFFDDKTLANSLPNGKRKRGLNDNRKGLDQNIVGAIKVFTEKYCTAHHVDKLPGPRDWVQILQDQIKLARRRLKRGSEITDSDERLDGISLPPTDFYNCSWRTTKALAKNLAT
- the BEND7 gene encoding BEN domain-containing protein 7 isoform X17, yielding MEFSERKRSRKSQSFKLVSRGDESMEIKKQITGMRRLLNDSTGRIYQRVGKEGEKLKEEPQDLDLVWPPRLNSSAEAPQSLHLSSRGVWNELPPQSGQFSGQYGTRSRTFQSQPHPAASSNGMVVNKHSEGSHGGELPVVNSSAGSNCCTCNCQSTLQAILQELKTMRKLMQIQAVGTQNRQQPPISLICSQRTAVSRKRNKKKKVPPKTVEPLTVKQKPSGSEMEKKAAVASEVSALQAAEHTSPEESRVLGFGIVLESPSSDPEVQLAEGFDVFMPKSQLDSILSNYTRSGSLLFRKLVCAFFDDKTLANSLPNGKRKRGLNDNRKGLDQNIVGAIKVFTEKYCTAHHVDKLPGPRDWVQILQDQIKLARRRLKRGSAEITDSDERLDGISLPPTGNIFDTRRGNTEDTEPGFTA
- the BEND7 gene encoding BEN domain-containing protein 7 isoform X5 — its product is MEFSERKRSRKSQSFKLVSRDYHHEVYKIPEFSNDVNGEAKETQPIFLGDESMEIKKQITGMRRLLNDSTGRIYQRVGKEGEKLKEEPQDLDLVWPPRLNSSAEAPQSLHLSSRGVWNELPPQSGQFSGQYGTRSRTFQSQPHPAASSNGMVVNKHSEGSHGGELPVVNSSAGSNCCTCNCQSTLQAILQELKTMRKLMQIQAVGTQNRQQPPISLICSQRTAVSRKRNKKKKVPPKTVEPLTVKQKPSGSEMEKKAAVASEVSALQAAEHTSPEESRVLGFGIVLESPSSDPEVQLAEGFDVFMPKSQLDSILSNYTRSGSLLFRKLVCAFFDDKTLANSLPNGKRKRGLNDNRKGLDQNIVGAIKVFTEKYCTAHHVDKLPGPRDWVQILQDQIKLARRRLKRGSEITDSDERLDGISLPPTGNIFDTRRGNTEDTEPGFTA
- the BEND7 gene encoding BEN domain-containing protein 7 isoform X31, whose amino-acid sequence is MEFSERKRSRKSQSFKLVSRDYHHEVYKIPEFSNDVNGEAKETQPIFLGDESMEIKKQITGMRRLLNDSTGRIYQRVGKEGEKLKEEPQDLDLVWPPRLNSSAEAPQSLHLSSRGVWNELPPQSGQFSGQYGTRSRTFQSQPHPAASSNGELPVVNSSAGSNCCTCNCQSTLQAILQELKTMRKLMQIQAVGTQNRQQPPISLICSQRTAVSRKRNKKKKVPPKTVEPLTVKQKPSGSEMEKKAAVASEVSALQAAEHTSPEESRVLGFGIVLESPSSDPEVQLAEGFDVFMPKSQLDSILSNYTRSGSLLFRKLVCAFFDDKTLANSLPNGKRKRGLNDNRKGLDQNIVGAIKDSTEPSEGRRKVFPTLHTLLRASHRPGFP
- the BEND7 gene encoding BEN domain-containing protein 7 isoform X12 translates to MEFSERKRSRKSQSFKLVSRDYHHEVYKIPEFSNDVNGEAKETQPIFLGDESMEIKKQITGMRRLLNDSTGRIYQRVGKEGEKLKEEPQDLDLVWPPRLNSSAEAPQSLHLSSRGVWNELPPQSGQFSGQYGTRSRTFQSQPHPAASSNGMVVNKHSEGSHGGELPVVNSSAGSNCCTCNCQSTLQAILQELKTMRKLMQIQAVGTQNRQQPPISLICSQRTAVSRKRNKKKKVPPKTVEPLTVKQKPSGSEMEKKAAVASEVSALQAAEHTSPEESRVLGFGIVLESPSSDPEVQLAEGFDVFMPKSQLDSILSNYTRSGSLLFRKLVCAFFDDKTLANSLPNGKRKRGLNDNRKGLDQNIVGAIKVFTEKYCTAHHVDKLPGPRDWVQILQDQIKLARRRLKRGSAEITDSDERLDGISLPPTGKKA